The Rosa chinensis cultivar Old Blush chromosome 7, RchiOBHm-V2, whole genome shotgun sequence DNA segment AATTAGGATTTGGACCAAAATTCACTAGTAACAAGTTCCTTATATTTTGGACCAAAAACAACACTTTCCCAAATTATTGGTGTACGTAGGCCACCATATCAAAAGAAATTCTTGTTAAGGACTTTTAAAATCAACCATTAGATAAACATTTTGACTATTTAGTTGATAACTTTAGGACTAAATTGACTACTCCAATTTTAGGTCGAAAATCATGTTTGTCCctaattatttatttgtttaatcaGTCGTAAAGGAATTAGCTGCTAATTCGACAATATATAAgatatttaggatatatcctgataatataaagaaatatctataaaatctgaaaaaacaaaaagtagaAAGAAAAAACACTTAGTTATTCACAGAAAAACATACATTATGAAATATGGAGATTGTGAGGTTGTAAAATTTTGACAACGGTTTCTAGCCAGGATACGACCTAATAAAGAGGCACATTAACCTGTTTGGCAAAAATACCTCGAAGTGAAACCTCTGAAGGCAAATTTGGGTGAAGCGAAATCCCTTTAAGgcgaatctgggtgaggagaaattCTCTCAAGACAAATCTAGGTGAGAAGTAATTTCCTAAATGCAAATATGTGTGGTGAGAGATCTCCTCAATGCGAATATGGGTGAGGAAAAATCTCCTCAAAGagaatctgggtgaggagtaTTCCTTTCGAGGGAAATTTGAGTGAGGAGTGGAATctaagtgaggagaaatcccttgAAAACGAGTCTGAGTGATGAGAATTCATGATGGGAAACTTAATGGAGTAATATTTTAAAAAGTAACTCACTTACTTTATCTTTCTCAATTATATGAGATTGGTCTCAATTATATGAAGGTTTCAGACAAGGAGAACATACTATTGGTGGAGGATTGAACCAATTTAcatgtgaaggtaattttgatcatgccacccaagaCGAAGACCACGGAACtagaacagctggtcatggtgctcaagagaagattGTTTATGGGAGGAGGATAAGAAGTGCAACTGTTGATCAAAGTACCTCATCTGATacttcttcaattgccttaagttttgactttaTCAATGTAGGCAGAGTGATGCAGAGCGAATGGCAGCATATTAGCTATATTAGAACCACCTTCCTGTTGGTACCTATAACAAGCTGAAGCccagaaaatatggtccttttaaCATGCTGCGGAAGATCAACGacaatgcttatgttgttgctCTTCCTGATTCCATGGGTATCTCTAACACCTTTAATGTGGCTAACctgcatgagtttcgtgaagatGAGCTTCTTTATCCAGATGAGAACTCAGGGTCGAGTTCTTCGGAGGTGGAGAAGACTGATGCAGAGCGAATGACAGCCCAATTTGAGGAACAGTTagatcgtgctaaaggaggaaaacgaaaagtgactagtagacaggaAACAGCAGCTCGGTGTTTGATTGGGACGtaccttacctttccggaaagggaatcgtgCTAGAAACAAGACTCATGGCTTTGCCATGAGCTGTagcatttttcgggctttcggggtcatTTAGgacctcaaaactgcatttttctattttacccattttcgtttttatccatgggctttagggtttcattgttagtcgccctagggtacttttctcttattcaagcggctgcagaacgcatctttcatcttttaatcaataaaatagagattttctcttttatctctggtggactccggaatccttttgttaggtttattgctggtaaacctagttatcaatccgactgcggcACATAGTATAGTGGGACCTCAAATGAATCTCCAATATATTTTCGAGATATGTAAAAACTGATATTTTTAATCCTTCCACTAATCTGAAGATTCTAATATTCTAGACCGTAGAATTCCCCAAAGTTTGAATCCTCACCAGATTGCATGGATTGATGAGTGGCGCTTGTCACTCGAAAGGGAAGAAGACCCTTGGGCCTATTCCCTTCTTCATCTCCATCGGAGAGTGCAGGAGCCTCTCTTTTTTAATGACTTCTACCTGAGCATTGACTAGATTTCGAAAGCCTGAAGTTTACAACAGACGTAGCTTATGGTGATTCAGATTTTGTGATTCAGATCTCTACATATAGGTTGTTATTTAAGCTTCACTTGACACCGTTCCAACACAAGCCGAAAGAAGTAGACAATTGAACTCTACGATGGTCAAGATGATTACGTTTTCAATTGCGCATCCCTTTTCCCTATGCTGATGCTTTATAAAAGCACATGTTCTTCATTAAATTTCGTCCCTTCACTCTAGGTATTCTAaatattattcatttattttataGTAAGATTTCGCATTTTGTTTGTGATAAGCGGAAGAAATGCCGGCAAACTTCAATTATAGCTGTGAAATTTTGGAGACATTGTAAACCAACAACTTGTTTGAGAGTTTCATATTGAACTAGTACATGTATCGTGTATGAATTCCTATCCCTCATCAATTATGTTCCCAAGcaataatatgaacataatTGAAATTGTAAAGTAAATTGAAGCAGTACAAATTAATACTTCAATGAtagttttggaaaaaaaaaaaaaaaaaaggaaaaataaagaagcaaatCCATTAACATCACGCCTTGCATTCTCCGGCCTGTAATTTTCTATGTCCTCTGGTTCTTGGAGAAGAATCGAATGACCAAGTAAAACAAGATCCTATACAGGACAGTCCAACCCAACATTATGTAAATCTTCTCCCACTTCTTCGCCGAAGACAGGGTCTCGCCTCCTCCATAGTTTATATGAAGACTgtccaaaatttgaaaaccAGTAATGTTGCTACCATTTGGATTTTGTCCGAAAGGAAGATGGGTCTGATATTGATTCATTATCAAACCTTCATATGGGTATGTCATGGTGGAGACGTAGTTCATCCACTTCCAATATTTAGGAATGTCATTACTGTTCAAGAAGTATCcacagaacaagaagaagagagcaGTGAAAGCAATGACTGCGGCGTAACCCAAGATGTAGTTGGGCACAACTGAGCTCACAAACACCACAAAAGAGTTTgtagagaggagagagacatAGAGAACGACCAAGAAGTAGAGGAAAGGTCCACGGAGCTTTAAGGCAAACCAGACAATACCTGCGTAAACTGCAGCTTGGAGCAGAAGAAAAGGTAGGTAAGTGATTAGGCTAGCTATGGTGTAAGAGGAGGCTCGGTAGGCATTGTGAGCGGTCTCGCGAACAAAGATGAAGCGCTCTTGGATGAAGGCGGGGACAGCATCGTtggatgagaagaagaagaggcagacggtgaagatgaagaaactgagGCGGTTGGTGATGCCTTGAGCGTTCTCGGGCGGGTTCTTGAACATGGTGGCCATTAAGAAGCCCATGAATGTAAGGACTACGAGCCTTGAGAGGAAGAGCTCGGGTGTTCTGCGAATGTTTATGAAGTTGCGGCGCATAAGGATCCATGTCTCGGGGAAGAAGGAGTTGGCAAATTTGGGTGCCAGGTTGTGGTGGGAAGAGGCATTTGGATCATAATCAGGGGTCAGATAGTCGTTTTCATTTACTGTGTAGTCACTGCTGTGTGGTGTTGGTGTGTTCTGAATGATCTCACTTGAATAATTGTAGCCAGGGGATGCACTGCAAAGATACACCACAAGattcatcaatatatatatatatatatatatatatatatatatatatattacttccTTACTGACGTACTGAAATTTGAAAAgcgtttttttttatatatagaatACATTTCGTCGGCAATTACGTCCaatcaagaacataaacatgatTCACACACGACGTTGGAACTTGAGCAAGTACTAGTTTAGAGATGACTTACCTCATGGGGCTTTGCATCTTGAGATCTTTAGGTTTCCTTAAAGGAGTAAACCTGTGAAGTGTGTCCATGACTCCACTATTCCCAGCAGTCCATGACCTCGAAGTATAAGGGCTCCTCAAACTATGATCAAAATCATTGATCACATGTGTACTAGTCTGCAAAGGAAGCCGCTTTCCATTCTTCTCGAGGCCTAAATCGTTCCCACGGCCACCGCGTCGTGGCGGAGTTGGAGTGGGGAGAATGGTTGAAATCGACACGTCTCCCTCAATCAACCTAGGGGGTTTCACACCTGTACGTGCAAACTCAGCGAGTGCCTCGACTCCATGTTCGGATTGGTCATATTCCTGAATAACATCAATGAGGTACTCAATTGGACTCTCTTCTTTGTGGACTTTCAGTCCCATTCGGCCGAGATGAAGTGACACGTCTTTCGGTGACCCTTGATACATGAGCTGGCCACGAGCTAGGATAAGCATATGGTCGAGAAGCAATTGGATTCTTGACGAGGGCTGGTGAATGGTGAGGATCACAGTGCTTCCAGAGCGTGCAATGTGGTGGACCTTTTCGATAACACTGTGAGCACTAGTGGAGTCCAGGCCTGATGTTGGCTCGTCGAGGAAGAGGAGGGCAGGTCCGTGAATGATGTCAACACCAATAGAGACTCGGCGGCGCTCTCCTCCAGACACTCCTCGACTGCCCTCATCACCTATGTAAGTGTTCCGAGCTGACTGCAAAATATAACAATGAAAAGTAATCTTCCAAAGTTAATTTGCTAGTTTAAATTAGGGACCTTGCGTAATAATTATTGAATGATCCCGTTGTATTCTCACAACATATAAGTGATAATGGTTCtcaaaaatagaaaagagatCACATATGATAAGCTCAATCAATAATCTTTCTACTTTTCCTACACCAACCCTGATTGATGTATTCATTTGTACCCTTAATTAATCTACCAATTCAtatgacaacaacaacaacaaaatgtacgtacgtaaatatttttgtttttgttatcaaCAGTTTATATGATCCAATTATCAATTTTACTTACTAATGACACAGTATGTAtactatacatatatacatgtacATAAGACTTTTGCTTTCCAAGTTACATATCAAAAAGTTTAAATAATTAGGCCGTCAATTTAAAACTTGTAATCAAACATATTCTTGTTTCATATAATCTTAATGAATTCTTATATCTAACTAGCTACTAGCTAGCTTACAATAAAGCATTTGCCGGAATAGATCACTTACCAATAAGCCGAGCTGTTGAATCAACTTTTCAACACGCTGTTTCTTCTCAGTAGTTGTGACCGGCCCCAACCTAAAATCAGCAGCGAACATCAAAGTCTCATAGACTGTAAGGGTTGGGAAAAGCCTATCATCCTGCATAATATAAGCTGAAGTCCTCTTAATTATGCTAGGACTCATTTCCTTCCCGTCCAAGGACACTCTCCCTTTAAGACTTCCACTCGCTATTCTCCCGGCAACTCCATCCAAGAACGTCGACTTTCCGGCCCCACTGGGACCCATCACAGCCGTGATGCAACCCTTGGGTGCAAAACCTGTGATCTTGTGGAGCAAGTCTACATCTTGCTTCAGCCATTTCCCGTCAAGCTTGATCTTCTTTGTCACCGTGTATGTGAGGCTCGAAAACTCGAGCCCGCCAGTGAAGTTTGCGGGCTTTCGGTGCCCTATATCGATCACTGTCTCGCGCCGAGGATGGTCATTGGGACGATAAGCCATATGTTGATCACAAGACTATTCCCTCTCACTTATTTTTCTTGTTCGGGGTTTCCCACTTTTTTGGGGTGAAGAAATGAAAGGGGAATTAAAAAGGATCTGCATAGCTGTTTGTCAAATATTGAGGAGGTAGTTCCAAAGTTACAAGAAGAGTGTCGTCTTtgaaaaatccattttttgtCGTATGATACTTGCAATGAAAAGATCGATGAAAATGCTTTCTTGTTTTCCATCGTTTGGTTTTGACACTAGTGCCTGCAATTTAGTGCTGGAATTGCCTGGCTAATTCAACCTCATTCCTATGGATAATCTACACCTCATTCCTATGGATAATCTACACTTGTTTGCTAAGCACGCAAAAGCTAGTATATTGTTGCATGTGTTGACATTGATATGAGCAGCTACTGACTCTTTCGTGTTCATATGCATGCTTAGCTAGCTTGATCAATTCTTGTTATGTTAATTAAGATATAGACATGTTTTGTTAAGGGTAACTATGAGGTGATCGattaacacatatatattagtatatatatttgttgttgttCGTGAGAAAATATAGAAGACGTCCTTCTCATCATACGTAAATACGTTCAAGATAGATTAATCCTTCGAATGTACCTAAAGTACATTTTAAATGCCGGCCTTGTGCTCTTGACCTTTCTTTAAACAAGTATTTAGGAGTAGGTGATGCATTTGTCAGTTTTAGTTTACTATGGATAATCATGCTGAAAGGGCTTCAGTTTGGAACTAGGGTCGTGGTATTCCAAGTCCATTTAGGTTTTTAAATGATACCTACGATTTTCGTATCTAGGGTTTACTTTATGACTATACTTGATACAGGAATTGGAGAAATTTTTCCATCCTAAATGGACTTGGAATACCACGACCACGTGTCAGAAGGTAGTACAGAAAAATTTCTCAGTATAGAGAATATACTTGGCTTCTTTATTGGCTACCTGTGGCTCTAGCTTGAGGTGACTTGTTCAACTTGGTgccttctttattttttcttctttcccgAACAATATTGAAGTGAGTGCGACTACTGTATCCTATCAGTTTTTTTGTTTACTCTACTTattcattacaccctacattttaatttcaattattaaatttacttatctaaccaatttctctttctagaaatattattatttgacatacacaattaaaaaagaattattatttttttgtcgaAAATCACTCATTTAATTCATACCAATAAAAAAGCTTAAAATATATTAAActtttataataaaatcataatatgaTTTACTTCTAGTTTCAATGTCCATCTATTTCAAACTATGACtttgagcaatgaagaagagattgattttttttttttccgggttttaaatttttattttcggTGGTCACAAATAGTATTGCAAACATTTTGATGAAGTAAACCTTAATGGTTTTATGAATTGAAAAACGAATTAACGACGAGGGGGCAACAAAAAGACagaaaaaatagtaataaaatttgggtggagaagatgaatatttttttttttttagagaattgTCAACTCATTGCATTGATCAGCGAAATTACACATAATGACCCATCCCGGTGGGACTGTCAAAAAGTCACTACCTAAGTAATTCATCCTTTTTAAAGATCATGAAGCTCAGCCAAAATCTACCCTAAAATGTCCTAGAAATTCAAAGGGCCAAGACATTCTGAGTACTTTTGGCGACAAATCTCAGAGAGAAGTTACGAGTTCATGCATTCCCCATAGGAGAATGAATTCTTACACAAATAATTAAAAGTAAACTAAACTACCCCAGCAGCTCAACTACCCCATGTGCCAGGCATAGGCCCAAAAGAAAGGGAAACCCTAGCACTAGGCCCAGAAGGGCTCAAAGCCCAACTGAACATGCTAAGGCCACCCAACCCCAGGGACACCCAAACCCAGCACGACGGAGTACCAGTCCACCTCCGTTTGACGACGCCGGCTGAGGCAGTCTTCCACCATCGCCCACCGCCATCTTCGTCGCTCCCAATTGCAGCCAGCTCCACTCTGGCACAGATCGGTGGCGCCATTGCTAGCCCGACACCGCCATCATCGTCAATGTCCCCATCCGCCAACAGCCCCCAGCCACCCGGCAAAGCATGAACACCCGAAGAAGATCGCCGCCCGGCGCTCCACTGCACAGCCCATCGAACAGCACCGGTCATTGGTTCTGTACCTGTCCAACCATCCACAATCTTCGCTGCACCAAGCCGCAGCCAACCCCAACCCAAGAACACTAGACCGTCCCTTAAGCAAGAGATTAGCGTCGCCGCAAGCCAGGTTGAAGTCGCAATCCATGGCCGCCATCAACAGAAGTCGAGGTCCAACCCCAAACCACCACTCGGAACTCCAGTCCGCAACCCGACCACCAAATCGTCCTGCTCAGTCAGGGGCAAGCAACGAGACCCCAGAACCTTTATCGATCCAGGTTGCCCAGGAACACAGCCCAACGTCGCAGCCTTGTACGACCCAAGATCGCCATCGCTGCTGCCAAGGCACCAGACCCCaaacaaaagaacaagaaaCAAGATTTTGAGACTCCGACAACAAAAACTCTTGTCGCCTTCAATCTCCCGGCGACCAGATGAGAGGGAAAACCCA contains these protein-coding regions:
- the LOC112180247 gene encoding ABC transporter G family member STR2; protein product: MAYRPNDHPRRETVIDIGHRKPANFTGGLEFSSLTYTVTKKIKLDGKWLKQDVDLLHKITGFAPKGCITAVMGPSGAGKSTFLDGVAGRIASGSLKGRVSLDGKEMSPSIIKRTSAYIMQDDRLFPTLTVYETLMFAADFRLGPVTTTEKKQRVEKLIQQLGLLSARNTYIGDEGSRGVSGGERRRVSIGVDIIHGPALLFLDEPTSGLDSTSAHSVIEKVHHIARSGSTVILTIHQPSSRIQLLLDHMLILARGQLMYQGSPKDVSLHLGRMGLKVHKEESPIEYLIDVIQEYDQSEHGVEALAEFARTGVKPPRLIEGDVSISTILPTPTPPRRGGRGNDLGLEKNGKRLPLQTSTHVINDFDHSLRSPYTSRSWTAGNSGVMDTLHRFTPLRKPKDLKMQSPMSASPGYNYSSEIIQNTPTPHSSDYTVNENDYLTPDYDPNASSHHNLAPKFANSFFPETWILMRRNFINIRRTPELFLSRLVVLTFMGFLMATMFKNPPENAQGITNRLSFFIFTVCLFFFSSNDAVPAFIQERFIFVRETAHNAYRASSYTIASLITYLPFLLLQAAVYAGIVWFALKLRGPFLYFLVVLYVSLLSTNSFVVFVSSVVPNYILGYAAVIAFTALFFLFCGYFLNSNDIPKYWKWMNYVSTMTYPYEGLIMNQYQTHLPFGQNPNGSNITGFQILDSLHINYGGGETLSSAKKWEKIYIMLGWTVLYRILFYLVIRFFSKNQRT